The Anabaena sp. WA102 genome contains a region encoding:
- a CDS encoding four helix bundle protein encodes MAQGSVNELETHLILSKRVGLCSEKDIEMILNLLKEESRIIISLRDFQEINYPKKRTTEAQSTQRENFCISFGTFFYLEVSY; translated from the coding sequence ATAGCGCAAGGGTCAGTTAATGAATTAGAAACTCACCTAATTTTATCTAAGCGAGTAGGATTATGCTCAGAAAAAGATATAGAAATGATTCTTAATTTGTTAAAAGAGGAAAGCAGAATAATTATTAGTCTTAGAGACTTCCAAGAAATAAATTATCCTAAGAAACGAACCACAGAGGCACAGAGTACACAGAGAGAGAATTTCTGCATCAGTTTTGGGACATTTTTTTATTTGGAAGTCTCTTATTAA
- a CDS encoding DUF4359 domain-containing protein: MKPLTMIICVGAVGVTVLGAIMAKTNPNQEEYEKYAVQKLTTYLETDVCKKTPSFLEKLIKVNCEQLLNSATPHIKELITTTTNRQDYMIFSIYRTQIKLDAWIPGYKFETVGALNQFYTYNAEEK; encoded by the coding sequence ATGAAACCTTTAACTATGATTATATGCGTAGGAGCAGTGGGCGTTACTGTTCTAGGGGCAATTATGGCGAAAACTAACCCTAATCAGGAGGAGTATGAAAAGTATGCAGTCCAAAAGCTGACAACATACTTGGAAACTGATGTATGTAAAAAAACACCAAGCTTTTTGGAAAAGTTAATTAAAGTTAATTGTGAACAGTTGCTTAATTCCGCTACGCCACATATTAAGGAACTGATTACTACTACTACTAACCGACAAGACTATATGATATTTAGTATTTACCGGACTCAAATCAAACTGGATGCTTGGATACCAGGGTACAAATTTGAAACGGTGGGGGCATTAAATCAATTTTATACTTATAATGCTGAGGAAAAATAA
- a CDS encoding serine/threonine-protein kinase: MSFCTNCLYPQNPDDACFCIKCGKLILLKERYRPLYALGKGGFGRTILGVDEHIPSQPQCAIKQLCFPEENPADFKKAVELFRQEALRLDELHHPQIPQLLAYFEQENRLYLIQEFISGQTLSQELLQAGVFNQGKIQKLLQDLLPVLEFVHSHHVIHRDIKPENIMRKSSGGDLVLIDFGVAKFISATGMMKTGTTIGSPEYMAPEQMRGKVLPASDLYSLGVSCIQLLTGISPFDLYDDTSDRWVWRDYLLPENQVTPHLGGIIDKLIHNALAQRYKSAQEVLAAIEIKTQTGKKQQPTTLCSDTGVNYQQLRDFLAWKQWEKADKETWALMCQALSKWRVTYLSNSDLESLPCQDLQIIDQLWTKYSQGHFGFSIQTQIYYSCDTDYAQFCSTVGWYLPYATSPRQQLSFKLSAPIGHLPSHFWASGTQLGKHMKALAGKVASCYN; encoded by the coding sequence ATGAGTTTTTGTACTAATTGTTTGTACCCGCAAAATCCTGATGATGCGTGTTTTTGTATTAAATGTGGTAAGTTGATTTTACTTAAAGAGCGCTATCGTCCCCTTTATGCTTTAGGTAAGGGTGGTTTTGGGAGAACAATCTTAGGTGTAGATGAACATATCCCTTCTCAACCTCAATGCGCGATTAAACAACTTTGCTTTCCCGAGGAAAATCCAGCGGATTTTAAAAAAGCGGTGGAATTGTTTCGTCAGGAAGCATTACGTTTAGATGAGTTGCATCATCCTCAAATTCCCCAATTATTGGCATATTTTGAGCAGGAAAATAGGTTATATTTAATACAGGAGTTTATCTCAGGACAGACTTTGTCCCAGGAATTACTACAAGCAGGGGTTTTTAATCAGGGGAAAATCCAGAAATTACTGCAAGATTTATTACCTGTGTTGGAATTTGTGCATAGTCATCATGTGATTCATAGAGATATTAAACCGGAAAATATCATGCGAAAATCTTCTGGGGGAGATTTGGTGTTGATTGATTTTGGTGTGGCTAAGTTTATTTCTGCCACTGGGATGATGAAAACAGGAACAACTATTGGTAGTCCTGAATATATGGCTCCTGAACAAATGCGGGGTAAGGTGTTACCAGCTAGTGATCTTTATAGTTTGGGTGTGAGTTGTATTCAGTTGTTGACGGGGATTTCTCCTTTTGATTTATATGATGATACAAGCGATCGCTGGGTTTGGCGAGATTATTTACTTCCAGAAAATCAGGTTACACCACATCTGGGTGGAATTATTGATAAACTCATTCATAATGCTTTGGCTCAACGTTACAAATCTGCACAAGAAGTCCTAGCAGCAATAGAAATAAAAACACAAACAGGGAAGAAACAGCAACCTACTACTCTCTGTTCTGATACTGGTGTTAATTACCAGCAGTTACGTGATTTCCTGGCATGGAAACAGTGGGAAAAAGCAGATAAAGAAACTTGGGCGTTAATGTGTCAAGCTTTATCTAAATGGAGAGTTACTTATTTATCTAATAGTGATTTGGAAAGTTTGCCTTGTCAGGATTTACAAATAATCGATCAATTGTGGACAAAATATAGTCAAGGACATTTTGGTTTTAGTATTCAAACCCAAATTTATTATAGCTGTGATACCGACTATGCCCAATTTTGTAGTACGGTAGGTTGGTATTTGCCCTATGCTACTTCCCCCCGACAACAATTATCTTTTAAGTTATCTGCACCAATAGGTCATTTACCTTCTCACTTTTGGGCTAGTGGTACTCAGTTAGGAAAACACATGAAAGCTTTAGCTGGAAAGGTGGCAAGCTGTTACAATTAG
- a CDS encoding FitA-like ribbon-helix-helix domain-containing protein, translated as MTTQVVLGNINPVVLEKLQGLAQSHNRSLEDEVKTILENFVEAELVNQEVSSYILKCDM; from the coding sequence ATGACAACACAAGTTGTACTAGGAAATATTAATCCTGTTGTATTAGAAAAATTACAGGGTTTAGCTCAAAGCCATAACCGCAGTTTGGAAGATGAAGTTAAGACAATTTTGGAAAATTTTGTAGAGGCTGAATTAGTCAATCAAGAAGTTTCAAGTTACATTTTGAAGTGTGATATGTAA
- a CDS encoding transposase — protein sequence MRLKNFPEVVKTILKPLPKKDYPVLDTFSFVSVWLQYVMDKSIVSMRDLFQRLNNQGIDLKISNFSKASKKRDTQVFLEIITELNNQLRKKKGKEETQALFPIDSTIITLTSKLLWSQGYHQVKLFCGLDSLTSEVGGMVIHFGQGHDHKYGQETVEAIPSKGVGIMDRGFASSERISELKQQKNKAFVLRIKNNVTLEMLENGNCKVGKDEREVEIRVVAFCDIETKSEFRLATNLLNEGEEQVSNQEIMEIYIQRWQIELLWKFLKMHLKLDRLMTKNENGIRIQIMCCLIAYLILQLIEIPQEFGKTLLDKLRYLQSYMCQEISYVHWFRKLIWIR from the coding sequence ATGCGCTTAAAGAATTTCCCAGAAGTGGTCAAAACAATATTGAAACCATTGCCCAAAAAAGATTATCCAGTTCTGGACACATTTTCATTTGTATCAGTGTGGTTACAGTATGTCATGGATAAAAGTATAGTGAGTATGAGAGATTTATTTCAAAGACTAAATAATCAAGGGATAGATTTAAAAATATCAAATTTTTCCAAGGCAAGTAAAAAGAGAGATACTCAAGTATTTTTGGAGATAATAACTGAATTAAACAATCAACTGAGAAAGAAAAAAGGAAAGGAAGAAACCCAAGCATTATTTCCTATAGATTCAACAATTATTACATTAACAAGTAAATTATTATGGAGTCAAGGATATCATCAAGTAAAACTATTTTGTGGGTTAGATAGTTTGACATCAGAAGTTGGTGGAATGGTGATTCATTTTGGGCAAGGACATGACCATAAATATGGACAAGAAACAGTAGAAGCAATTCCGTCAAAAGGAGTAGGGATAATGGATAGAGGATTTGCATCCTCCGAAAGAATATCTGAATTAAAACAACAAAAAAATAAAGCTTTTGTCTTAAGAATTAAAAATAATGTCACTTTAGAAATGCTAGAAAATGGTAATTGTAAAGTTGGCAAAGATGAAAGAGAAGTGGAAATTAGAGTAGTAGCATTTTGTGATATAGAAACTAAGAGTGAATTTCGTTTAGCAACAAACTTATTAAATGAAGGAGAAGAGCAAGTTAGTAATCAAGAGATTATGGAAATTTACATACAAAGATGGCAAATTGAATTGTTATGGAAATTCTTAAAAATGCACCTCAAGTTAGACAGACTTATGACAAAGAATGAGAATGGAATTAGAATTCAGATAATGTGCTGTTTAATCGCTTATTTGATATTGCAACTAATAGAAATACCGCAAGAATTTGGCAAAACTTTATTAGATAAACTCCGTTATCTTCAGTCCTATATGTGTCAGGAAATAAGTTATGTTCATTGGTTTAGAAAACTTATTTGGATAAGATGA
- a CDS encoding serine/threonine-protein kinase, with the protein MNNQMIGKLLQERYQIVQPLSAGVFGQTFIAVDMHHPEKPRYVVKQLKVNNYQSTSYFDYLRLRFLTETETLKHLGRHPQIPELITCFEENERFYLVQQFIPGESLAAELPTSPQSSSKWSEIDVIKFLEDALYILEFVHSQGFIHCDIKPENLIRRAIDARLVLINFGSIQPIDFSIETELSIDQIPVTSLGYIPPEQFIGQTQPNSDLYSLGIIAIQAITGLAPLQLEIDPKTNEIIWCDDDTQINDYLIAFLNQMIRYQHQERFQSAHEALWVLKHIEWVNNPAEIQISESQLSYQTIEKPHQKSQPLLAKLRLGLLINSVLLGLGVYSLFNNSQAYSATETLYKAIAKYQSGDLQKAINLAQSIPLDSNIYAEAQASIEEWQQQWQKDAEHYISAEKAFKESRWTDILTHAAKVTVNSYWQAKIQPLVEQAKVNIEAQAQTLLAKAYAKAEERDFSTALYYLQQIPEESSAGTIVKQKLAEYNQKRQVRSGYYVYQAHNQASVGDFFGAIKLLERVPKDTDVYAQARVKLQEYSQKLRLRNQQQELATLKTVPVIEVQNTPTDKRAVERRVFLQPEDYLQEVNIRN; encoded by the coding sequence ATGAATAACCAAATGATCGGCAAACTATTACAAGAGCGTTACCAAATTGTTCAACCACTTAGTGCCGGAGTGTTTGGGCAAACATTTATCGCGGTAGATATGCACCATCCAGAAAAACCTAGATATGTTGTTAAACAACTCAAAGTTAACAACTATCAATCTACCTCCTATTTTGACTATCTCAGACTACGGTTTTTAACAGAAACTGAAACTCTCAAACACTTAGGTCGCCATCCCCAAATTCCCGAATTAATTACCTGCTTTGAAGAAAATGAACGTTTTTATTTAGTACAACAATTTATTCCTGGAGAGTCTTTAGCAGCAGAATTACCAACTAGCCCCCAAAGCTCAAGTAAATGGAGTGAAATTGACGTTATTAAATTTCTAGAAGATGCCCTATATATTCTCGAATTTGTTCACTCTCAAGGCTTTATTCATTGCGATATTAAACCAGAAAACCTAATTAGACGAGCTATAGATGCCAGATTAGTATTAATTAATTTTGGCTCAATTCAACCAATAGATTTTAGTATTGAAACCGAATTATCCATAGATCAAATTCCTGTAACATCCTTGGGTTACATTCCTCCAGAACAATTCATTGGTCAAACTCAACCCAATAGTGACCTTTACTCCTTGGGCATAATTGCTATTCAGGCTATTACAGGACTTGCACCTCTGCAATTAGAAATTGATCCCAAAACCAATGAAATTATTTGGTGTGATGATGATACCCAAATTAATGATTATTTAATTGCTTTCCTCAATCAGATGATCCGTTATCAACATCAGGAACGGTTTCAATCCGCTCATGAAGCACTATGGGTACTCAAGCATATAGAATGGGTAAATAACCCAGCAGAAATACAAATATCAGAATCTCAATTATCTTATCAAACTATTGAAAAACCACATCAAAAATCCCAACCATTACTAGCAAAATTAAGATTAGGCTTATTAATTAATTCCGTTTTATTAGGGTTAGGAGTATATTCTTTATTTAATAATTCTCAAGCTTACTCAGCCACAGAAACTTTATATAAAGCCATAGCCAAATATCAATCTGGAGACTTACAAAAAGCAATTAATTTAGCTCAGTCAATCCCTCTTGATAGTAATATTTATGCAGAAGCACAAGCCTCAATTGAAGAATGGCAACAGCAATGGCAAAAAGACGCAGAGCATTATATTTCAGCAGAAAAAGCATTCAAAGAAAGTCGGTGGACAGACATATTAACTCACGCGGCTAAAGTTACAGTTAATTCTTATTGGCAAGCAAAAATTCAGCCCCTAGTTGAACAAGCAAAAGTAAATATCGAAGCCCAAGCACAAACATTATTAGCCAAAGCCTATGCAAAAGCTGAAGAAAGAGATTTCTCAACAGCTTTATATTACTTACAACAAATACCTGAAGAAAGCTCCGCTGGCACTATAGTTAAACAAAAATTAGCTGAATATAATCAAAAACGTCAAGTTAGATCGGGATATTATGTATATCAAGCCCACAATCAAGCATCTGTAGGTGACTTTTTTGGGGCAATTAAACTCCTGGAAAGAGTTCCCAAAGATACTGATGTCTATGCACAAGCAAGAGTCAAACTACAAGAATATTCCCAAAAGTTACGTCTACGTAATCAACAACAAGAATTAGCGACACTAAAAACAGTTCCTGTTATTGAAGTACAAAACACACCTACCGATAAACGCGCCGTTGAGCGTAGAGTATTTTTGCAACCAGAAGATTATTTACAGGAAGTAAATATTCGTAATTAG
- a CDS encoding four helix bundle protein gives MDIAEKCYFLTKLFPKDELYSMVQQIRISAVSIPANIALMIWATI, from the coding sequence ATGGATATTGCTGAAAAGTGCTATTTCCTCACTAAACTTTTTCCCAAAGACGAGCTATATTCTATGGTTCAACAAATCCGAATAAGTGCAGTATCCATTCCAGCTAATATAGCTCTTATGATATGGGCGACGATATAG
- a CDS encoding indole-3-glycerol phosphate synthase TrpC: MSYPTTIYNHQMQTIIQEIVWQKKLEVAQMQQDMSWASLQRQLSAAPTVRDFFTALQLSIYKPSLIAEVKKASLYHSVIRPDFDPVTIAQAYKRGGASCVSVFTDQKFFHGGFDHLRAIRYRVGIPLLCKDFIIDPCQIYLARSAGADAISLIAAILTDKQLQNFLRVIHYLGMNAVIQVHNLNDLDRVLALEDVRIVSINNQSLGDFSININTTQELLAARRSQLQKLGILVLSESGIETPDDLSFVAECGVQTVIIGESLLKENDLELAVRNFLQSKFPIHYSEELKIR; this comes from the coding sequence ATGAGCTACCCAACCACAATTTATAATCATCAAATGCAAACAATTATTCAAGAAATTGTGTGGCAGAAAAAACTAGAAGTTGCACAAATGCAACAAGATATGTCCTGGGCTTCCTTGCAACGTCAATTAAGTGCTGCTCCTACTGTGCGGGACTTTTTTACGGCTTTGCAATTGAGTATTTATAAACCTAGTTTAATTGCAGAAGTGAAAAAAGCATCACTTTATCATAGTGTAATTAGACCAGATTTTGATCCAGTTACTATTGCTCAAGCCTATAAACGAGGAGGAGCATCTTGTGTATCTGTTTTTACCGATCAAAAGTTTTTTCATGGTGGTTTTGATCATCTCCGTGCTATCAGATATCGGGTAGGAATACCTCTACTTTGCAAAGATTTTATCATTGATCCTTGCCAAATTTATTTAGCCCGTTCGGCTGGTGCAGATGCAATATCATTAATTGCTGCTATTCTTACAGATAAGCAATTACAAAACTTTTTACGAGTGATTCATTACTTAGGTATGAATGCTGTCATCCAAGTTCATAACTTAAATGATTTGGATAGAGTTCTGGCGTTAGAAGATGTGAGGATAGTTTCCATTAATAACCAGAGTTTAGGTGATTTTAGCATTAATATTAACACCACTCAGGAATTATTGGCAGCTAGGCGATCGCAACTTCAAAAACTGGGAATTTTAGTCCTTAGTGAATCAGGTATAGAAACCCCCGATGATTTATCGTTTGTGGCTGAATGTGGTGTACAAACAGTGATCATCGGAGAATCTTTGCTCAAAGAAAATGATTTGGAACTAGCTGTCAGAAATTTCCTGCAATCGAAATTCCCCATTCATTATTCAGAGGAATTAAAGATTAGGTAA
- a CDS encoding HetP family heterocyst commitment protein, producing MSQNFSDYHSSVNKKIKTEQIEQIIKAIIAGKYSWACVLVLQFAGYNPMDYIPYRTYIRLLKTNCLLGNSQQN from the coding sequence ATGAGTCAAAATTTTAGCGATTATCATTCGTCTGTTAACAAAAAAATTAAGACTGAACAAATAGAGCAAATAATCAAAGCAATAATTGCGGGTAAATATTCTTGGGCTTGTGTTCTAGTTTTACAATTTGCTGGTTATAATCCTATGGACTATATACCCTATCGTACTTATATCAGATTACTTAAAACTAACTGCTTACTTGGTAATTCTCAGCAAAATTAA
- the rsmA gene encoding 16S rRNA (adenine(1518)-N(6)/adenine(1519)-N(6))-dimethyltransferase RsmA produces the protein MIQPRKQFAQHWLKSDKALNAIVQAANCHETDKVLEIGPGTGILTRRLLPLVKSLLAVEIDRDLCKLLAKQLGEKENFLLLQGDFLTLDLPSQLTTFTNFQKQNKVVANIPYNITGPIIEKLLGTISHPNPEPFDTIVLLVQKEVAERLYAKPGSRTFGALSVRVQYLADCELICTVPAAAFVPPPKVDSAVVRLSPKQIAIPAHDPKKLETLVKLGFGSKRKMLRNNLQSVIERDSLTQLLEQLGINPQVRAEDLGVDQWVSLVNIIGNGE, from the coding sequence ATGATTCAACCCCGTAAACAGTTTGCTCAACATTGGTTAAAAAGTGATAAAGCTCTGAACGCAATTGTCCAAGCGGCTAATTGTCACGAAACTGATAAAGTTTTAGAAATTGGTCCGGGTACAGGAATTCTCACTCGTCGGTTATTACCGCTGGTGAAATCTCTATTAGCCGTAGAAATTGACCGAGATTTGTGTAAGTTACTGGCTAAACAATTGGGGGAAAAAGAAAATTTTCTCTTGCTACAGGGAGATTTTTTAACTCTTGATTTACCATCGCAATTAACAACATTTACTAATTTTCAGAAGCAGAATAAAGTTGTTGCTAATATTCCTTATAATATTACTGGACCAATTATTGAAAAGTTACTGGGGACGATTTCTCATCCTAATCCAGAGCCTTTTGATACGATTGTTTTGTTAGTACAGAAAGAAGTAGCCGAAAGATTATATGCTAAACCCGGTTCGAGAACTTTTGGGGCGTTGTCGGTGCGGGTGCAATATTTGGCGGATTGTGAGTTAATTTGTACTGTTCCGGCGGCGGCATTTGTGCCTCCACCCAAGGTAGATTCGGCTGTGGTGCGGTTGAGTCCTAAACAAATCGCAATTCCGGCTCATGACCCCAAAAAGTTAGAAACTCTGGTGAAATTGGGATTTGGGTCAAAGCGAAAAATGTTAAGAAATAATTTACAATCGGTAATTGAACGAGACAGCTTGACTCAATTACTGGAACAATTGGGAATAAATCCTCAAGTTCGCGCTGAAGACCTTGGTGTTGACCAATGGGTATCACTGGTAAATATTATAGGAAATGGTGAATAG
- the ispE gene encoding 4-(cytidine 5'-diphospho)-2-C-methyl-D-erythritol kinase has product MRSYSLIAPAKINLYLEIIGSRPDGYHELAMILQSIDLSDQIDIHSSSTENIRVYCNHPQVPTDQTNLVYQAAALMAKEFPKAFSNFGGVDITIKKHIPVAAGLAGGSSNAAAVLVGMDLLWNLGLTQSELEELGAGLGSDVPFCIGGGTAIATGRGEELSPLQSLDNLHIVLAKYRSLEVSTPWAYKTYRQQFGIDYIQDSEGLAARTSAFHSEDMVKAILNKNTENIARKLHNDLEKVVLPAYPQVWQLRELFASQPGVLGTMMSGSGPSVFAIVESQNQGEIVKERIREAIPDEDLELFVTHTIKHGIKIAQ; this is encoded by the coding sequence ATGCGTTCTTACAGTTTAATTGCACCTGCCAAAATCAATTTGTATTTGGAAATTATCGGGAGTCGTCCTGACGGGTATCATGAATTAGCAATGATACTCCAAAGTATAGATTTGTCCGACCAAATTGATATTCATTCGTCCAGCACTGAAAATATTCGCGTTTATTGCAATCATCCTCAAGTACCTACAGATCAAACTAATTTAGTTTATCAAGCGGCGGCATTAATGGCTAAGGAATTTCCCAAAGCTTTTAGTAATTTTGGTGGTGTGGATATTACTATCAAAAAGCATATTCCTGTTGCTGCTGGTTTAGCGGGAGGTTCTAGTAATGCCGCAGCGGTGTTAGTGGGAATGGATTTACTTTGGAATTTGGGATTAACTCAATCAGAATTAGAAGAATTAGGGGCTGGTCTGGGTTCAGATGTGCCATTTTGTATTGGTGGGGGAACGGCAATTGCTACTGGTAGAGGTGAAGAACTTTCTCCTTTGCAAAGTTTGGATAATTTACATATAGTCTTGGCCAAATATCGCAGTTTGGAAGTTTCTACACCTTGGGCATATAAAACTTATCGGCAACAATTTGGGATTGATTATATTCAAGATTCGGAAGGTTTAGCGGCTCGTACTAGTGCTTTTCATTCAGAAGATATGGTGAAAGCTATCTTGAATAAGAATACAGAAAACATTGCCCGAAAACTACATAATGATTTGGAGAAGGTTGTTTTACCAGCTTATCCTCAAGTATGGCAACTACGGGAATTATTCGCTAGTCAACCCGGGGTTTTAGGGACAATGATGTCGGGTTCTGGCCCTTCTGTGTTTGCTATTGTTGAATCTCAAAATCAAGGGGAGATAGTTAAGGAACGGATACGTGAGGCTATTCCTGATGAGGATTTGGAATTGTTTGTCACCCATACCATTAAACATGGAATTAAAATCGCTCAATAA
- a CDS encoding DUF3082 domain-containing protein has product MNQPQETPSVDSSNQVQATPLRCITGSVISGGFAFATYSLMIAIATTFANKPTHSDNQTVINIASAVRTLVVGIVALGAGIFGLVALGLFALSIQLFIQQLSNPKSS; this is encoded by the coding sequence ATGAATCAACCGCAAGAAACGCCATCAGTAGATAGTTCTAATCAAGTCCAAGCAACTCCTTTACGCTGTATAACTGGGTCTGTGATATCGGGAGGATTTGCATTTGCTACTTATTCTTTAATGATAGCGATCGCCACTACTTTTGCCAATAAACCCACCCATTCTGATAACCAAACTGTGATCAACATTGCTTCTGCCGTGCGTACCCTAGTTGTAGGTATAGTAGCCTTGGGAGCGGGAATATTTGGGTTAGTTGCATTAGGTTTATTCGCCTTATCAATACAACTTTTTATCCAACAATTAAGCAATCCCAAAAGTAGTTAG
- the rfbB gene encoding dTDP-glucose 4,6-dehydratase — translation MNRRLLVTGGAGFIGANFVHHWCQAYPNDRIVVLDALTYAGNRHNLASVEAKENFRFVQGDISDRSLVDQLLLAENIDTIAHFAAESHVDRSITGPAAFVQTNVVGTFTLLEAFRQYWQAKNQPSNYLFLHVSTDEVYGSLTSDEPAFSETTAYSPNSPYSASKAGSDHLVRAYYHTYKLPTIITNCSNNYGAFQFPEKLIPLMCINILTGKELPVYGDGKNVRDWLYVVDHCRALDVVIHQGKPGENYNIGGNNEVENISLVQNLCAIMNELAPDLPVYPAEKLITFVKDRPGHDRRYAINANKLKTEFGWTPSVTITEGLRLTVEWYLSHSDWWKPLL, via the coding sequence ATGAATAGACGATTACTGGTGACTGGAGGTGCTGGGTTTATTGGCGCGAACTTCGTCCATCATTGGTGTCAGGCTTATCCAAATGATAGAATCGTGGTACTGGATGCTCTTACCTACGCTGGAAATCGCCATAATTTAGCCTCTGTTGAAGCCAAAGAGAATTTCCGATTTGTGCAAGGAGACATAAGCGATCGCTCTTTAGTTGATCAACTACTTTTAGCAGAAAATATAGATACTATAGCCCATTTTGCCGCCGAATCTCATGTTGATCGTTCCATCACCGGACCTGCTGCATTTGTCCAAACTAACGTAGTGGGAACTTTTACTTTATTAGAAGCTTTCCGTCAATATTGGCAAGCAAAAAACCAACCTAGTAATTACCTATTTCTTCACGTTTCTACCGATGAAGTTTATGGTAGTCTCACCTCAGATGAACCGGCATTCTCAGAAACTACAGCCTATAGTCCCAATAGTCCTTATTCCGCTTCCAAAGCTGGAAGTGATCATCTAGTTCGGGCTTATTATCATACTTATAAATTACCGACAATTATCACTAATTGCTCTAATAATTATGGTGCTTTTCAATTTCCAGAAAAGCTAATTCCTTTGATGTGTATTAACATTCTAACTGGTAAAGAATTACCTGTTTATGGTGATGGTAAAAATGTCCGCGATTGGTTGTACGTAGTTGATCACTGTCGGGCGTTAGATGTGGTAATCCATCAAGGAAAACCCGGAGAAAATTACAACATTGGTGGCAATAACGAAGTTGAAAATATCAGTCTGGTACAAAATTTATGTGCAATCATGAACGAATTAGCCCCAGATTTACCAGTATATCCAGCGGAAAAATTAATTACTTTTGTGAAGGATAGACCTGGACATGATCGAAGATATGCTATTAATGCCAATAAGCTAAAAACAGAATTTGGCTGGACTCCATCTGTAACAATTACAGAAGGTTTACGTTTAACCGTAGAATGGTATCTCAGCCATAGTGATTGGTGGAAACCCTTACTATGA
- a CDS encoding response regulator transcription factor, whose protein sequence is MYETKRIIVIDNDIVNRNFVLDCLHSQGYNAIGLENGITGLQLIKKYLPDLVICDLVMPDIDGYTLLNHLREDPLTAITPFIFLTAINTKASLRKAMELGADDYLTKPVTTDELLRAVDIRLQKQALFRYWYATNPNQLTSTELPNTSANSPSIFPDIPHLKIIFDYIEANYQEGITSSDVAEAVGYSSAYLTNQVGKQTGKPINVWIVKRRMVAALSLLENTNHTIEEIAAEIGYQNAPHFSRQFRQHYGLSPGNWRKKHQLNSDSTKTKLQFRQNRSRLLNPVPAGRS, encoded by the coding sequence ATGTACGAAACAAAAAGAATTATCGTCATTGATAATGATATTGTCAACCGCAATTTTGTTTTAGATTGTCTTCATTCTCAAGGCTATAATGCCATAGGTTTAGAAAATGGTATAACTGGACTGCAATTAATCAAGAAATATTTACCTGATTTGGTAATTTGTGACCTAGTAATGCCAGACATAGATGGTTATACCTTATTAAATCACCTCCGGGAAGATCCATTAACAGCAATTACTCCTTTTATTTTTTTGACTGCTATTAATACAAAGGCATCTTTACGAAAAGCAATGGAATTGGGAGCAGATGATTATTTAACTAAACCTGTAACAACGGATGAGTTATTGCGAGCCGTTGATATTAGATTACAAAAACAGGCTCTTTTTAGATATTGGTATGCAACAAACCCCAATCAACTAACATCAACAGAATTACCTAATACATCAGCAAATTCTCCGTCAATTTTTCCAGATATTCCCCATTTAAAAATAATTTTCGATTATATAGAAGCTAACTATCAAGAAGGAATTACTTCATCTGATGTTGCCGAAGCTGTAGGTTATTCTTCTGCATATTTAACTAACCAAGTTGGTAAACAAACAGGAAAGCCAATAAATGTTTGGATTGTGAAACGGCGCATGGTAGCAGCCTTATCTTTATTGGAAAATACTAATCACACAATTGAGGAAATTGCTGCTGAAATAGGTTATCAAAATGCTCCTCATTTCTCTCGACAGTTTCGCCAACATTATGGGTTATCTCCCGGAAATTGGCGAAAAAAACACCAGTTAAATTCAGATTCGACAAAGACTAAGTTGCAATTTAGGCAAAATCGCTCACGATTACTCAACCCTGTACCTGCGGGAAGGAGTTAA